CGTCTGCAGCTTAATGGCATGGGCCCCTGCCTCGGCCGCGGCTTCAACAATCTGCAACGCACGCTCTAATGACTGATTATGATTGCCTGACATCTCAGCGATAATAAAAGGTCGATGATTGCGGCCGACCCATTGGGTGCCAATTTGAAATTCCATATGTTTCACTCCTTATGTAAAAATCTGATGACGTAGCTCCCACAGCTCATCCAGACTATCGATGACACATTCCGCTTCGTATTCCTGCGGCTTCTGCAAATCGCGAAAGGCCCCCTACGAATTCTAACCGTGTGAAAACCTAAGGGCTTGATTCCCACGAAGTCCTTATTTGGGTTATCTCCAACGTATGCAATATCAGAAGGACCGATGCCCTCTAGCCGGCTTATCTGATGAAAACAGTACGGTGAAGGCTTCTCATTATGTAACCCGAATCTTCTGGAGATAAAACATTTTTTTATGGCAGGATGGCTCATTAGTCCAAGGGACTCTAGTTTTCTTTGTTGAACCAGTTTGTTTCCATCGGTGACGATGTACATGGGATATTCTTTAAAGGCTTCAAGACAGCGAACAGCGTCCTCATGAAGAGTAAGATTCGGCTTATGTCCACGATAAACTGATAAGCACTGCTGGACATTTTTCTTAGAATAATGCCCGATTTGGCGAAGGACGTTGTCAAACACTTGTCCACGGCCTTTTTCACTCAGTACCTGCATCATATATACTAAGCTCTGCTCTGGATCAATGCCATACTCCTGAT
This genomic window from Paenibacillus hexagrammi contains:
- a CDS encoding HAD family hydrolase codes for the protein MSVLVFDLDDTLYDESSYVRSGFQAVGNWLHQEYGIDPEQSLVYMMQVLSEKGRGQVFDNVLRQIGHYSKKNVQQCLSVYRGHKPNLTLHEDAVRCLEAFKEYPMYIVTDGNKLVQQRKLESLGLMSHPAIKKCFISRRFGLHNEKPSPYCFHQISRLEGIGPSDIAYVGDNPNKDFVGIKPLGFHTVRIRRGPFAICRSRRNTKRNVSSIVWMSCGSYVIRFLHKE